In one Fibrobacter sp. genomic region, the following are encoded:
- a CDS encoding rRNA pseudouridine synthase produces the protein MLKRLDQILANCGYATRSEAKKLIKKGSVKVNGSVIKDPSFKAEPKTVLFKDEPLDFPEGLLVMFNKPSGYVCSHDSGEGPRIYDLLPEIWLYRNPIVSSIGRLDKDATGLILLTDITELIHDFTSPKRHVEKTYRVTVELPIDEKTADIFSSGQLILKGEETPCLPARLEIIDDLTADLTITEGRYHQVKRMFEAVSNHVVSLHRWRFGPFTLGDLGEGCWIEANYPSV, from the coding sequence ATGCTGAAAAGGCTCGATCAGATTCTGGCCAACTGCGGCTACGCAACCCGCAGTGAGGCCAAAAAACTGATAAAAAAGGGATCGGTTAAAGTAAACGGGAGTGTGATAAAAGATCCCTCTTTCAAGGCGGAACCGAAAACTGTGCTGTTTAAGGATGAACCGCTGGATTTTCCAGAGGGACTCCTAGTCATGTTCAATAAACCATCAGGATATGTCTGCTCCCATGACTCAGGCGAGGGGCCCCGTATCTATGATCTACTTCCGGAAATCTGGCTTTACCGCAATCCGATTGTGTCAAGTATCGGGAGACTTGACAAGGATGCAACCGGACTGATTCTTCTCACAGATATCACTGAGCTTATCCATGATTTTACCTCACCGAAACGGCACGTTGAAAAGACATACCGGGTGACAGTTGAATTACCGATCGATGAGAAAACAGCAGATATTTTTTCATCCGGACAACTGATCCTCAAAGGCGAGGAAACGCCCTGTCTTCCGGCCAGGCTCGAGATTATAGATGACCTCACGGCTGATCTCACAATCACCGAAGGCAGATATCATCAGGTAAAGAGGATGTTCGAGGCGGTCTCAAACCATGTTGTCTCACTTCACAGGTGGCGTTTCGGGCCCTTTACACTGGGGGATCTTGGTGAGGGATGCTGGATAGAGGCCAATTATCCTTCAGTTTAA